Proteins encoded together in one Chitinophaga lutea window:
- a CDS encoding nuclear transport factor 2 family protein, producing MKQLFALLMFSSLFNVAAAQSKDEAAVAKAVDALRKAMIDADKTGLEKVTGATLTYGHSNGRVEDRASFIGNFVSGHSDFVTMDLSAQTIIITGHTAIVRHTLSAQTNDGGKPGNVNLYVMLVWGKENGQWKLIGRQAVKVPVPAP from the coding sequence ATGAAACAATTATTTGCCCTTCTTATGTTCAGTTCCCTTTTTAATGTGGCCGCCGCCCAGTCGAAAGACGAAGCCGCCGTGGCCAAAGCCGTGGATGCGCTCCGCAAGGCGATGATAGATGCCGATAAAACGGGCCTCGAAAAAGTCACCGGCGCCACTCTCACGTATGGTCACTCCAACGGCCGCGTCGAAGACCGCGCTTCTTTCATCGGCAACTTTGTGAGCGGGCATTCCGATTTTGTGACGATGGACCTTTCCGCGCAAACCATCATCATCACCGGGCATACGGCGATCGTGCGGCATACGCTCAGCGCACAGACCAACGACGGCGGCAAGCCCGGCAACGTGAACCTGTACGTAATGCTCGTTTGGGGCAAAGAAAACGGACAGTGGAAACTGATCGGCCGCCAGGCTGTAAAAGTGCCGGTGCCTGCACCGTAA
- a CDS encoding nitrilase family protein: protein MKTLQIATAQFENSSGDKAYNLSVIRQLATKAAADGADVIAFHECSITGYTFARHLDKAQMLDLAEEIPDGPSIQALIAIAREAGIVILAGLFEKDAAGGLYKAYVCVDGNGLIAKYRKLHPFINPYLTPGDRYVVFDLLGWKCGILICYDNNIIENVRATTLLGADIIFMPHVTMCTPSTRPGAGFVDPALWENRHADPTTLRQEFDGLKGRAWLMKWLPARAYDNAIYAVFSNPIGMDDDQLKNGCSMILDPFGDIIAECRKLDNDYAIATITPEKLTLAGGYRYKKARNPALYRDIIGQANTPEQKVVWMKG from the coding sequence ATGAAAACACTACAGATCGCCACCGCTCAATTTGAGAATAGCAGCGGTGATAAAGCATATAATTTATCCGTTATCCGCCAGCTCGCCACAAAAGCCGCCGCGGACGGCGCAGACGTAATCGCCTTCCATGAATGTTCCATTACCGGGTACACATTTGCCCGGCACCTCGACAAAGCGCAGATGCTCGACCTCGCAGAAGAAATCCCGGACGGCCCGAGCATTCAGGCCCTGATCGCCATCGCCCGGGAAGCCGGCATCGTGATACTGGCGGGACTGTTTGAGAAAGACGCCGCCGGCGGGTTATACAAAGCCTATGTGTGCGTGGACGGGAACGGCCTCATCGCCAAATACCGCAAACTGCACCCGTTCATCAATCCATACCTTACGCCGGGCGACCGGTACGTGGTATTCGACCTGCTGGGCTGGAAATGCGGCATCCTCATCTGCTACGACAACAATATCATCGAAAACGTAAGAGCCACTACCCTGCTGGGCGCGGACATTATCTTTATGCCGCATGTCACCATGTGCACCCCGTCCACACGCCCCGGCGCAGGTTTTGTAGACCCGGCCCTCTGGGAAAACAGGCATGCCGACCCTACCACGCTGCGCCAGGAATTCGACGGTCTCAAGGGCCGTGCGTGGCTGATGAAGTGGCTGCCCGCACGGGCGTACGACAACGCGATCTACGCCGTGTTCTCCAACCCCATCGGCATGGACGATGACCAGCTCAAAAACGGCTGCTCCATGATACTGGATCCCTTCGGAGACATCATTGCCGAATGCAGGAAACTGGATAACGATTATGCCATCGCCACCATCACGCCCGAAAAGCTGACACTGGCAGGTGGCTACCGCTATAAAAAAGCGAGGAACCCTGCGCTGTACAGGGATATCATCGGGCAGGCGAATACGCCGGAGCAGAAGGTGGTGTGGATGAAGGGGTGA
- a CDS encoding O-acetylhomoserine aminocarboxypropyltransferase/cysteine synthase family protein yields the protein MPDKSLRFETLQVHAGYQPDPTTKAAAVPIYQTTSYTFDDASHAADLFQLKQFGNIYTRIMNPTTDVFEKRVAALEGGVGGLAVASGQAAQFIALHNILLPGDNFVTSSYLYGGTYNQFKVSFKRIGVEARFADLDNPASFEEKIDDRTKAIYVETIGNPGFAIPDFEKIAAIARKHDLPLVVDNTFGAAGYLFRPIEHGANIVVQAATKWIGGHGNSIGGMIVDGGNYNWGNGKFPQFSEPDEAYHGMKFWEVFGAASPFGNIAYIIRARVTGLRSWGPALAPQNSFLFLQGLETLSLRVQRTVENALALAQWLQQHPKVESVNYPGLPGNKYHELGKKYLKHGFGGVLSFKIKGGKEAADQLVQSLTLIYHLANVGDSKTLIIHPATTTHQQLSEEEQKKAGVEPGLLRISLGIEHIDDIKGDLEQAFGKI from the coding sequence ATGCCAGACAAATCCTTACGTTTCGAAACACTGCAGGTGCATGCAGGTTATCAGCCGGATCCCACCACCAAAGCGGCCGCAGTGCCCATTTACCAGACCACTTCTTATACCTTTGACGATGCTTCACATGCCGCCGATCTTTTTCAGCTGAAGCAGTTCGGCAATATCTACACACGCATCATGAATCCCACCACCGACGTGTTCGAAAAACGGGTGGCGGCCCTGGAAGGCGGTGTGGGCGGCCTCGCCGTTGCATCCGGCCAGGCGGCGCAGTTCATCGCCCTGCACAACATTTTGCTGCCCGGCGATAATTTCGTCACGTCATCATACCTCTACGGGGGCACCTATAACCAGTTCAAGGTATCGTTCAAACGAATCGGGGTGGAGGCGCGGTTTGCGGACCTCGACAACCCGGCGAGCTTTGAAGAAAAGATCGATGACCGGACCAAAGCCATTTACGTGGAAACGATCGGCAACCCCGGTTTCGCCATCCCGGATTTTGAAAAGATCGCGGCGATCGCCAGAAAACACGACCTGCCGTTGGTGGTGGATAATACGTTCGGTGCGGCCGGTTACCTGTTCCGCCCCATCGAGCATGGCGCCAACATCGTGGTGCAGGCGGCCACCAAGTGGATCGGCGGGCACGGCAACAGCATCGGCGGTATGATCGTCGATGGGGGCAATTACAATTGGGGCAACGGCAAGTTCCCGCAGTTCTCCGAGCCGGACGAAGCCTATCACGGCATGAAATTCTGGGAGGTGTTCGGCGCGGCCAGTCCGTTCGGCAATATTGCCTACATCATCCGTGCAAGGGTAACCGGTTTGCGCAGCTGGGGGCCCGCACTGGCGCCGCAGAATTCATTCCTGTTCTTACAGGGACTGGAAACGCTGTCGCTGCGGGTGCAGCGCACGGTAGAGAATGCGCTGGCGCTCGCGCAATGGCTGCAGCAGCATCCCAAGGTGGAATCGGTGAACTATCCCGGCCTGCCCGGTAACAAATACCACGAGCTCGGTAAAAAGTACCTCAAACATGGTTTCGGCGGCGTATTGTCGTTCAAGATCAAGGGAGGAAAAGAGGCGGCCGACCAGCTCGTGCAGTCGTTGACGTTAATCTATCACCTGGCGAACGTGGGCGATTCGAAAACGCTGATCATTCACCCGGCCACTACCACGCACCAGCAACTGAGCGAGGAAGAGCAGAAGAAAGCAGGCGTGGAGCCCGGGCTGCTGCGGATTTCCCTGGGTATCGAGCACATCGACGATATCAAGGGCGACCTGGAACAGGCCTTCGGAAAAATATAA
- a CDS encoding SRPBCC family protein, with product MSRTYRIKATQVLPVSQQQAWDYFSNPNNLQHITPPSMGFTVTSETDEGRIYPGLIIEYRIKPVLGIPVYWMTEITHVRPFEFFVDEQRYGPYSLWHHQHHFNPVAGGVEMTDIVHYRIPLGMLGDLANAMFVRRKLDTLFEYRRNIIPKLLLT from the coding sequence ATGTCGCGCACCTATCGCATCAAAGCCACGCAGGTACTGCCTGTGAGCCAGCAGCAGGCCTGGGATTATTTCAGCAATCCCAACAACCTCCAGCATATCACCCCGCCTTCCATGGGCTTTACCGTGACCAGTGAAACCGATGAAGGGCGTATTTACCCCGGCCTCATCATCGAATACCGCATCAAACCCGTGCTGGGCATTCCCGTGTACTGGATGACGGAAATCACACACGTGCGGCCGTTTGAATTTTTCGTGGACGAGCAGCGTTACGGCCCGTACAGCCTCTGGCACCATCAGCACCATTTCAACCCGGTGGCCGGCGGCGTGGAAATGACAGACATCGTGCATTACCGCATTCCGCTGGGCATGCTGGGCGACCTCGCCAATGCGATGTTCGTCCGGCGCAAACTGGATACGCTTTTCGAGTACCGGCGAAACATCATTCCAAAACTTTTGTTAACTTAA
- a CDS encoding sialidase family protein → MKKIFLLLLLGTCIDTSAQTYVAQLDKRVMIMDNPPFPECHASTIVLLPKNRQIAAWFGGTEEGHKDVGIWVATCEDGKWSAPKEVANGVIDETLRYPCWNPVLFRTKAGKLFLYYKVGPNPREWWGMMMQSANNGKTWSKPEKLPDGMLGPIKNKPVQLKNGDILYPTSTESTTGNIWHIHLEKSDKDARNWTRIPINNDTFQVIQPSILEYPNDSMQLLSRSRQNYVVQTWSTDKGATWGPLSVTTLPNPNSGTDAVTLKNGLQAIVYNPLRKGEGRSKLFVAISSDGQQWKPVFSLENETKGEYSYPAIVQGEDERIHITYTADRKNIRYVILRIEQSKINEPLKPEEK, encoded by the coding sequence ATGAAAAAAATATTCCTGTTATTGCTCCTTGGCACGTGTATCGACACCAGTGCGCAAACTTATGTAGCCCAGCTGGACAAACGGGTGATGATCATGGACAATCCTCCTTTCCCCGAATGCCATGCTTCCACCATCGTGCTGCTGCCGAAAAACCGGCAGATAGCCGCCTGGTTCGGCGGAACGGAAGAAGGGCATAAAGACGTAGGCATCTGGGTCGCGACCTGTGAAGACGGTAAATGGAGCGCGCCGAAAGAAGTTGCCAACGGCGTGATCGACGAAACATTGCGGTATCCCTGCTGGAACCCGGTACTGTTCAGGACCAAAGCCGGCAAGCTGTTTTTATATTACAAAGTAGGCCCCAACCCGCGGGAATGGTGGGGTATGATGATGCAATCCGCCAATAACGGCAAAACCTGGAGCAAACCCGAAAAACTGCCCGACGGTATGCTGGGGCCTATCAAAAACAAACCCGTGCAGCTGAAGAACGGCGATATCCTTTATCCCACCAGCACGGAAAGCACTACCGGCAACATCTGGCACATCCATCTCGAAAAGTCGGATAAAGACGCCCGCAACTGGACGCGCATCCCGATCAATAACGACACCTTCCAGGTGATACAGCCGAGCATCCTGGAATATCCCAACGATTCGATGCAACTGCTGAGCAGAAGCCGGCAGAATTATGTGGTGCAAACCTGGTCCACCGACAAAGGCGCCACCTGGGGCCCGCTGAGCGTGACGACGCTGCCCAACCCCAATTCAGGCACTGATGCGGTTACCCTCAAAAACGGGCTGCAGGCGATCGTGTACAACCCGTTGCGCAAAGGCGAAGGCCGCTCCAAACTGTTTGTCGCCATTTCGAGCGACGGGCAGCAATGGAAACCCGTGTTTTCACTGGAGAATGAAACAAAAGGCGAATACAGCTATCCTGCCATCGTACAGGGCGAAGACGAACGCATCCATATTACGTATACGGCAGACCGTAAGAATATCCGGTATGTGATATTGCGGATCGAACAATCCAAAATCAACGAGCCGCTGAAGCCGGAGGAAAAGTAG
- a CDS encoding DeoR/GlpR family DNA-binding transcription regulator: MSMINIAERHKFILSRLYEKGYVNVVELCKELDVSGVTIRKDLKLLEDKSLLYRSHGGATVQNPYTNDKPVNEKEKIRREEKNAIGKAAASLIMPGDAIIIASGTTVLALAKHIQPRGPLMIITSALNVALELNRFHEIEVIQLGGVIRNNSSSVAGPYAEKILSDFSCSKLFLGVDGIDVEFGLTTTSIAEAHLNQQMIAAAQKTIVLADSSKFGKRGFGRICRLEEVDQIITDKGISEHMVKLLEDMGIEVVIV, translated from the coding sequence ATGTCAATGATCAACATCGCGGAGCGGCACAAGTTTATATTAAGCAGATTATACGAAAAAGGCTATGTCAACGTGGTCGAATTGTGTAAAGAGCTGGACGTTTCGGGTGTAACAATCCGAAAGGATTTGAAGCTGCTGGAAGACAAGTCGTTATTATACCGCTCCCACGGTGGCGCTACGGTGCAGAACCCCTATACCAACGATAAACCGGTCAACGAAAAAGAAAAGATCCGCCGGGAAGAAAAGAATGCCATCGGCAAAGCCGCCGCCTCCCTGATCATGCCGGGCGATGCGATCATTATCGCCTCGGGTACCACCGTGCTGGCGCTGGCCAAACATATCCAGCCGCGCGGCCCGCTGATGATCATCACCTCCGCCCTCAACGTGGCCCTGGAACTGAACCGCTTCCACGAAATAGAAGTCATCCAGCTGGGCGGCGTTATCCGCAATAATTCCTCTTCCGTGGCCGGCCCTTACGCGGAAAAAATCCTGAGCGACTTCTCCTGCAGCAAACTGTTCCTGGGGGTAGACGGCATCGATGTGGAATTCGGCCTCACCACCACCAGCATCGCAGAAGCGCACCTCAACCAGCAAATGATCGCCGCGGCGCAGAAAACCATCGTGCTGGCGGACTCGTCCAAGTTCGGCAAACGCGGTTTCGGCAGAATCTGCCGGCTGGAAGAAGTGGATCAGATCATTACCGACAAAGGCATTTCGGAACACATGGTGAAACTGCTGGAAGATATGGGAATTGAAGTGGTGATTGTGTGA
- a CDS encoding N-acetylmuramoyl-L-alanine amidase, with product MLKRLFIYAAAVSLAACAPQPYKATNKVYRQQAKHWSNVLKLQPDNIRTDSAATPAWWAGTVNFNLRKPNYVIIHHTAQQSCEQTLRTFTLERTQVSAHYVICEDGTIHHMLNDYLRAWHGGASRWGSSTDINSASIGIELDNDGREPFAGPQIHSLLTLLDTLKNRYNIPAANFIGHGDIAPKRKVDPSVLFPWDRLAAKGFGLWYGDTANIQVPDAFNTVQALRVVGYDMKDTAASIAAFKRHFIPSDSLSPAGVLNDQGKKILISILEKNP from the coding sequence ATGCTGAAACGCCTATTCATTTACGCCGCAGCGGTATCGCTGGCGGCCTGCGCGCCGCAGCCTTACAAGGCGACGAACAAAGTGTACCGCCAGCAGGCAAAACACTGGTCGAACGTACTGAAGCTGCAGCCGGATAATATCCGCACGGATTCAGCCGCAACGCCGGCATGGTGGGCCGGTACGGTCAATTTTAATCTCCGCAAGCCCAATTATGTCATCATTCATCATACGGCACAACAGTCGTGCGAACAGACGCTGCGCACTTTTACGCTGGAGCGCACGCAGGTGAGTGCGCATTATGTGATTTGTGAAGACGGCACCATTCATCATATGCTGAACGATTACCTGCGCGCCTGGCACGGCGGCGCATCGCGGTGGGGGAGCAGTACGGATATCAATTCCGCTTCCATCGGCATTGAACTGGATAACGACGGCCGCGAGCCGTTCGCCGGCCCGCAGATACACAGCCTCCTCACGTTGCTGGACACACTGAAAAACCGGTATAACATTCCCGCCGCCAACTTCATCGGTCACGGCGACATCGCCCCCAAACGGAAAGTGGACCCGAGTGTGCTGTTCCCCTGGGACCGGCTGGCGGCAAAAGGTTTTGGCCTGTGGTACGGCGATACGGCCAACATACAGGTGCCGGACGCCTTTAATACCGTCCAGGCACTGCGCGTGGTAGGGTACGATATGAAAGATACCGCCGCTTCCATTGCAGCGTTCAAACGGCACTTCATCCCGTCCGATTCCCTGAGCCCCGCGGGCGTACTCAACGATCAGGGTAAAAAAATACTCATCAGCATACTGGAAAAAAATCCCTGA
- a CDS encoding energy transducer TonB: protein MCFIAPATAQRRVYTAVETMPGFPGGEEALANYLTSNLRLSQDSLKDAELHSVFLSFIVEKNGSITGVKPVNPRNTYIERVAIHLVEKMPAWEPARHKGKKVAVHMTIPIRICFQE, encoded by the coding sequence ATGTGCTTCATTGCTCCCGCCACGGCACAGCGCAGGGTGTACACCGCTGTGGAAACAATGCCCGGCTTCCCCGGAGGGGAAGAAGCCTTGGCGAATTATCTGACCAGCAATCTCCGTTTGTCACAGGATTCCCTCAAAGACGCCGAATTACATTCGGTGTTTTTATCGTTCATCGTTGAAAAGAATGGTTCCATTACCGGGGTGAAGCCGGTTAACCCGCGAAACACCTATATCGAGAGGGTCGCCATTCACCTCGTAGAGAAAATGCCGGCATGGGAACCCGCCAGGCATAAAGGGAAAAAGGTGGCGGTACACATGACGATTCCCATCCGCATCTGTTTCCAGGAGTGA
- a CDS encoding metallophosphoesterase — protein sequence MKRLLQYLFRRPVIWLANKFSSKPQSRLVFNSLTQLQEGILKGKKDKGPLISCLPEEARFIIFSDQHKGGGDAADDFVPAADNYLKALDWYYNEGFTYINLGDCEELWESTPTAVIEHNRLSLLEEAKFLQKQRYYRIFGNHDLEWNYLIPRNQFLKPIFGDTLKIYEGLVLEVPYNNKTYRILFTHGHQGDQHSDGNAFSKWFVAAIWTPIQRFLDIRINTVSDSFDLVDLHNVVLYEWTLQQPGTVLVTGHTHKPVFASLDHIDRLTRQLEKAMKENNQALADSLRQALAKRQAEYAGKQIVKTMARPAYFNTGCCCFSDGDITGIEISEGFIRLIKWEDGERKVLEESPLYYLFEQL from the coding sequence ATGAAACGCCTGTTGCAATATCTCTTCCGCAGGCCCGTCATCTGGCTGGCGAACAAATTTTCCTCCAAGCCCCAGAGCCGGCTGGTATTCAATTCGCTGACCCAGTTGCAGGAAGGCATCCTGAAGGGCAAAAAAGATAAAGGCCCGCTGATTTCCTGCCTGCCGGAAGAGGCCCGCTTCATTATATTTTCCGATCAACACAAAGGCGGCGGCGATGCGGCGGATGATTTTGTGCCGGCGGCAGACAACTACCTGAAGGCGCTTGACTGGTATTACAACGAAGGATTTACCTATATCAATCTCGGCGATTGCGAAGAGTTATGGGAAAGCACCCCCACGGCCGTGATCGAACATAACCGCCTCTCCCTGCTCGAAGAAGCCAAGTTCCTGCAAAAACAACGTTACTACCGCATCTTCGGCAATCACGACCTGGAATGGAACTATCTCATCCCCCGTAACCAGTTCCTGAAGCCGATCTTCGGCGACACGCTGAAGATTTACGAAGGCCTGGTGCTGGAAGTGCCGTACAACAACAAAACCTACCGTATTCTTTTCACGCACGGTCACCAGGGCGATCAGCACAGCGACGGCAACGCGTTCTCCAAATGGTTCGTAGCCGCCATCTGGACGCCCATCCAGCGTTTTCTCGACATCCGCATCAACACCGTGTCCGACTCGTTCGACCTCGTAGACCTGCATAACGTAGTGCTCTACGAATGGACGCTGCAGCAACCCGGCACCGTACTGGTGACCGGCCATACCCACAAACCCGTATTCGCCTCGCTCGATCACATCGACCGCCTCACGCGGCAGCTGGAAAAGGCCATGAAAGAAAACAACCAGGCGCTGGCGGACAGTCTGCGGCAGGCGCTGGCCAAACGCCAGGCCGAATATGCCGGCAAACAGATCGTCAAGACCATGGCGCGGCCCGCTTATTTTAATACCGGCTGCTGCTGTTTCAGCGATGGGGATATTACCGGCATCGAAATCTCCGAAGGGTTCATACGGCTCATCAAATGGGAGGATGGGGAAAGAAAAGTCTTGGAAGAATCCCCATTATATTATTTATTTGAGCAATTGTAG
- a CDS encoding Gfo/Idh/MocA family protein, which yields MIHNRRDFLQLSALAGAAALTTPLAGFAWPGQQKKLGIALIGLGGYATNQLAPALLQTQHIELRGIVTGTPSKIPVWVEKYKIPEKNIYNYDNFDKIADNKDIDVVYVVLPNSMHAEFTIRAAKAGKHVICEKPMSVSVKEGEAMIAACKKAGRQLAIGYRLHYDPFHLEMMRLSREKVFGEVKLVEASDGFRAGDPAQWRLHHALSGGGPLMDVGIYAIQGARYTIGLEPTYVTAQAFPKTDPQKFKDIEESLAWQLYFPNGAIANSFSTYITNVNRLYAAAEKGWFELNRAYGYKGQEGRTSQGPMQITPINQQAAHMDGVAKAILENRPNNVPGEEGLRDMKIIEAIYASMAAAGKKLKIG from the coding sequence ATGATACACAACCGCCGCGACTTCCTGCAACTTTCCGCCCTGGCAGGGGCAGCCGCTCTCACAACGCCCCTGGCCGGCTTTGCATGGCCCGGGCAGCAAAAGAAACTCGGTATCGCGCTCATCGGCCTGGGCGGTTACGCCACCAACCAGCTGGCGCCCGCGCTGCTGCAAACGCAGCATATCGAGTTAAGAGGCATCGTTACCGGCACACCGTCTAAAATACCGGTGTGGGTGGAGAAATACAAAATCCCGGAAAAGAACATTTACAATTACGACAACTTCGACAAGATCGCCGATAATAAAGACATCGATGTGGTATACGTGGTGCTGCCCAACTCCATGCATGCCGAATTCACTATCCGCGCCGCAAAGGCGGGCAAACACGTGATCTGTGAAAAGCCGATGTCGGTAAGCGTCAAAGAGGGTGAAGCGATGATCGCCGCGTGTAAAAAAGCCGGCAGGCAGCTGGCCATCGGCTACCGCCTGCATTATGATCCGTTCCACCTTGAAATGATGCGCCTGAGCCGTGAGAAAGTGTTCGGTGAGGTGAAGCTGGTGGAAGCAAGCGACGGTTTTCGCGCCGGCGACCCCGCCCAATGGCGGCTGCATCATGCCCTTTCCGGCGGCGGGCCGCTGATGGATGTGGGCATCTATGCCATACAGGGCGCGCGTTACACCATCGGGCTGGAGCCTACGTATGTAACGGCGCAGGCATTCCCCAAAACCGATCCGCAAAAGTTCAAAGACATCGAGGAGTCGCTGGCCTGGCAACTGTATTTTCCCAACGGGGCCATCGCCAATTCCTTCTCCACCTATATCACCAACGTCAACCGCCTTTATGCCGCGGCGGAAAAAGGATGGTTCGAACTGAACCGCGCCTATGGGTATAAGGGCCAGGAAGGGCGCACCAGCCAGGGGCCCATGCAGATCACACCCATCAATCAGCAGGCCGCGCACATGGACGGCGTGGCCAAAGCGATCCTCGAAAACCGCCCGAACAATGTGCCGGGAGAAGAAGGCCTGCGCGATATGAAAATCATCGAGGCGATTTATGCGTCGATGGCCGCCGCCGGGAAAAAACTGAAGATCGGGTAG